The Pseudomonadota bacterium DNA window CGGGTCTGACAATATCAAAATGATAGTCTTTGCCTAAAAATATCCCCGATGAATTAGCGAAGCTTATTTTAAAATTAGGAGTCAACTCCCTTATTTTCCTTGCAATATTCAACTGCTCGACATTTTTAGTGTTTTTCTTTTCATCAGCACAGGCTAAGTGACTTAATATCAACTTGACATTTAATTTCTCGAGCTTACCGCTCTTTATAACTTGTTCATATTCATTAATCGGTATCCCCAGCCTGTTCATTCCCGAATCAACATGTATCATTGAAGGTTTTTGATTAAAGGTTTTAGACCATAAATCAATTTGTTCCATGGAATTAAGAACCGGACTTATATTATTTTCGGCAAAGAATTTGCCCTGCCCTTTTATAACCCCGTTTAATACGGCTATATCACTAGAGGGAAGTATTTTCCTAAGTTCCAGTGCCTCATCAAGATTTGCCACAAAAAACAGCTTACAACCTGCATCTTTTAGAACCGGTGCAACCTTTTCAACGCCCAGTCCGTAAGCATTCGCTTTTACAACGGCTGCTATTTCCTTACCGCCGGCTTTCTCTTTTAAAATAGAATAGTTCTCGGCGATAGCATTAAGATTAATCTTTAGAGTAGAACCAGAATATAAAAGCGACACAACTACCCCGTATACGAATCAGATGCGGAATAATGTTCAGCCAAGTCTTCAAATTTAGTAGTATTAGCATTGAAGAAAAGCCTAGCCGTTCCGATAGGTCCATGACGCTGTTTGGCAATTATTATTTCCGTAACATTTTGACACGATTCCATTCTTGCCTGCCATTGTGACATTTTTTCAGTTTCGCTATCTGACGGTTTTTTTCTTTCTTCATAATACGCTTCACGGTAAATAAACATCACAATATCTGCGTCCTGCTCAATACTTCCCGATTCACGCAAGTCCGACAACTGAGGACGCTTATCCTCCCTCTGCTCAACGGCACGTGACAACTGCGAAAGAGCAATTACAGGTATATTCAACTCCTTAGCGACCGCTTTTAAACCTTGCGTTATTTCCGAAACCTCCTGAACCCTGTTACCCTCCGATGATTTGGCACTGCCTTTTAGAAGTTGCAAATAGTCTACTATCAACAAGCCTAGATTATGCTTACGCTTCAACCTTCTAGCTCTCGTTCTTAAAGCGGATATCGACAATGCCGGCGTATCGTCCATAAAGAACGGTAGCTTATGTAGTTTTTTATTTCCCTGAACCAGTCTTGCAAACTCATCATCAGTTAAATTGCCGGTACGCATTTTTGATGAATCTACACCCGACTCCATGGCTATCATTCTGGCTGCCAATTGCTCCGATGACATCTCAAGTGAGAAGAAGCCGATAGACGGTGCATTTGTTTCTTCGTCCGTATGATTTTCCAATAAATACTTAGC harbors:
- a CDS encoding replicative DNA helicase produces the protein MKVREEIKTKDETESIQYRQPPHNTQAEQALLGAIITNNDAINRVGEYLRPEHFYEPVHQRIYDAILKFIDRGTIATPVTLKNFFDKDEALIDVGGAEYLVRLAGMSVAIINLEAYGKIVYDLAVRRNLIEIGADIVNDAYDENIERQAKDQIEAAEHKLFNLASEGTGESGFQALKVSLIEAINKADAAYKRTESLSGTSTGFIDLDSLLGGLANSDLLILAGRPSMGKTAFAINMAVNAAKYLLENHTDEETNAPSIGFFSLEMSSEQLAARMIAMESGVDSSKMRTGNLTDDEFARLVQGNKKLHKLPFFMDDTPALSISALRTRARRLKRKHNLGLLIVDYLQLLKGSAKSSEGNRVQEVSEITQGLKAVAKELNIPVIALSQLSRAVEQREDKRPQLSDLRESGSIEQDADIVMFIYREAYYEERKKPSDSETEKMSQWQARMESCQNVTEIIIAKQRHGPIGTARLFFNANTTKFEDLAEHYSASDSYTG
- the alr gene encoding alanine racemase; this translates as MSLLYSGSTLKINLNAIAENYSILKEKAGGKEIAAVVKANAYGLGVEKVAPVLKDAGCKLFFVANLDEALELRKILPSSDIAVLNGVIKGQGKFFAENNISPVLNSMEQIDLWSKTFNQKPSMIHVDSGMNRLGIPINEYEQVIKSGKLEKLNVKLILSHLACADEKKNTKNVEQLNIARKIRELTPNFKISFANSSGIFLGKDYHFDIVRPGIALYGGNPVPNSLNPMKNVVEITSNILQIRNIDSEETVGYGATYILDKGSKIATLPIGYADGYFRIFGNRSYCAINGKKIPVVGRVSMDLITVDITSIKDEINVGDEVEILGANVKLDELAELAETIDYEVLTSLGSRYKRIYTN